A part of Leptospira congkakensis genomic DNA contains:
- a CDS encoding ExbD/TolR family protein, which translates to MKFRKTQKSFNNIELAPLIDVISFIVIYFLMNATLEKNTALKVELPRSSSVAKEKQKDELVITVDKQGKIYLDQNPDPVALEGLTEKINGFLGPEKERDPKKNKVIIRGDGGASYQVVVKVIDAVNAAGVSRFNLAMVKGTSK; encoded by the coding sequence ATGAAATTTCGCAAAACGCAAAAATCATTTAATAACATCGAACTTGCTCCTCTGATTGATGTTATTTCCTTTATAGTGATTTATTTTTTGATGAATGCAACTTTGGAAAAAAACACAGCTCTTAAGGTTGAGTTGCCACGTTCATCGAGTGTTGCCAAAGAAAAACAGAAAGATGAACTTGTAATCACTGTAGACAAACAAGGTAAAATTTATTTGGACCAAAATCCTGACCCTGTTGCTTTGGAAGGTCTCACCGAAAAAATCAATGGGTTTCTCGGTCCAGAAAAAGAAAGGGACCCTAAAAAAAACAAAGTCATTATTCGTGGAGATGGTGGTGCGTCCTACCAAGTTGTGGTTAAGGTAATCGATGCAGTCAATGCTGCGGGTGTTAGTCGCTTTAACCTAGCAATGGTAAAAGGCACATCTAAGTGA
- a CDS encoding MotA/TolQ/ExbB proton channel family protein, which yields MFFPFAKSDSIISSVPPQTIPILIIFVSIVGFTIIVERLVYYFRLKAIPQDHFRRVRELAREQKWDEAKDVLGHDVQSPAAVLLRMAFDLKRRGVQFWEEDIRQEGFRQIYLMERYLTGLGTIATIGPLLGVLGTVIGIVRSFAEGAGTQGAEVGISEALITTAMGLAIAIPAYIFYNLFSRMKEERITEMENVTDLVLPHLNKR from the coding sequence ATGTTTTTTCCTTTCGCTAAATCAGATTCAATCATATCCTCGGTTCCTCCACAAACCATTCCTATTTTAATCATCTTTGTTTCTATTGTTGGTTTTACCATCATTGTAGAACGACTTGTGTATTACTTCCGATTAAAGGCCATCCCACAAGATCATTTTCGTCGTGTTCGAGAACTGGCTCGGGAACAAAAATGGGATGAAGCAAAAGATGTACTCGGCCATGATGTTCAGTCTCCTGCCGCAGTTCTCCTTCGTATGGCATTTGATCTCAAACGTCGTGGAGTTCAGTTCTGGGAAGAGGATATTCGCCAAGAGGGTTTTCGACAAATTTATTTGATGGAACGTTACCTAACTGGACTTGGAACGATTGCTACGATTGGTCCATTACTTGGGGTTCTTGGAACTGTTATCGGGATTGTTCGTTCCTTTGCTGAAGGTGCGGGAACTCAAGGTGCGGAAGTTGGTATTTCAGAAGCTTTGATTACTACTGCTATGGGCCTTGCGATTGCGATTCCTGCTTACATTTTTTATAATCTTTTTTCTCGAATGAAAGAGGAAAGAATTACGGAAATGGAAAACGTAACAGATTTGGTGTTACCTCACCTTAACAAACGATAG
- a CDS encoding patatin-like phospholipase family protein, translated as MKDLEGKIHLVSSLPLFRSLSRKEKVWVAESVHIVESEREETLFTAGDSDRSLYLILSGGIKLFLPKKGEGKREEEVQYLKKGEYFGIQSLLTGEKHSHTAVTVSESRFLVLSQSGFQKLIQKIPYLSLTFSKMLTKSLRGELLGGREYFRNSVVCLVHSDPIARETLAKELVSSIEEESGKKSVILHFGPNGQTENPYLKSYKFKDSDRIKETLGKHYASHSFIFLEVFPETDEELKRLLIDEADHIENYISLNQKINLCDSITSESKENEILYHETNIRDLIEHGKWEIHIRRKARELSGVQIGVALGGGAALGLAQVGIMKVMEEEGFVPDMIAGTSIGAVIGAFWASGLGYKGILPLLAEIDSIFKMFKLVDLSFPGQGLLHGKHVRSLLEKYLGDLYFEDLPIKLRLISCDISTRQEIVLSEGKVLDAVMSSISIPGVFVPQPQENGKTYVDGGIVNPLPVSALSHEGVGKIIAINSMPSSKDEMKTNKLLNLNVLDIIVNSLYSLQYRIGKYSAQEADVYLNPILPNSNWFEFWRSAEFIQLGETVVKSSLEEIKQLFSEKN; from the coding sequence ATGAAAGATTTAGAAGGAAAAATCCACCTTGTATCCAGTTTGCCCCTATTCCGAAGTTTGTCTCGGAAGGAAAAGGTTTGGGTGGCCGAATCGGTCCATATCGTAGAATCAGAAAGGGAAGAAACCCTATTCACGGCAGGAGACTCGGATAGAAGTTTATATCTAATTCTTTCGGGCGGAATCAAATTGTTCCTTCCTAAAAAAGGAGAGGGCAAGCGAGAAGAAGAAGTCCAATACCTCAAAAAAGGGGAGTATTTTGGAATCCAATCCCTACTCACTGGAGAAAAACATAGCCATACGGCTGTTACAGTTTCCGAATCTAGATTCCTTGTTCTTTCCCAATCGGGATTCCAAAAATTAATCCAAAAAATTCCTTATTTATCTCTTACATTTTCTAAAATGCTCACCAAGTCACTCCGGGGAGAACTTTTAGGTGGGAGAGAATACTTTCGTAACTCTGTGGTTTGTTTGGTGCATTCCGATCCAATTGCGAGAGAAACTTTGGCCAAAGAACTTGTAAGTTCCATAGAAGAAGAATCCGGAAAAAAATCTGTAATTTTACATTTTGGACCAAATGGGCAAACCGAGAATCCTTATTTAAAATCGTATAAGTTTAAGGATTCGGACCGTATCAAAGAAACCCTTGGCAAACATTATGCCAGCCATTCTTTTATTTTTTTGGAAGTGTTTCCAGAAACAGATGAAGAACTCAAACGTCTGTTAATTGACGAAGCTGACCATATAGAAAACTATATTTCTTTGAATCAAAAAATCAATCTTTGTGATTCCATCACAAGTGAATCCAAAGAAAATGAAATTCTTTACCATGAAACCAATATCAGGGATTTAATCGAACATGGGAAATGGGAAATCCATATCAGACGAAAGGCAAGAGAACTTTCTGGAGTCCAAATTGGTGTAGCTCTCGGTGGTGGTGCTGCCCTTGGCCTTGCGCAGGTTGGAATCATGAAGGTGATGGAAGAGGAAGGTTTTGTTCCCGATATGATTGCAGGAACTAGTATTGGCGCTGTCATTGGCGCCTTCTGGGCGAGTGGTCTTGGATACAAAGGGATCTTACCTCTCCTTGCGGAAATTGATAGTATCTTCAAAATGTTCAAACTGGTGGATTTATCCTTTCCGGGACAAGGGCTTTTGCATGGCAAACATGTCCGTTCCCTCCTTGAAAAGTATTTGGGAGATTTATATTTTGAAGACCTTCCGATCAAACTGAGACTCATTAGTTGTGATATCTCAACGAGACAAGAAATTGTTCTTTCCGAAGGAAAGGTTTTGGATGCGGTGATGTCTAGTATTTCGATCCCGGGAGTTTTTGTTCCCCAACCTCAAGAGAATGGAAAAACTTATGTGGACGGAGGGATTGTCAACCCCCTTCCCGTTTCTGCCCTAAGTCATGAAGGTGTTGGGAAAATCATCGCCATCAATTCCATGCCGAGTTCCAAAGATGAAATGAAAACAAACAAACTTTTGAATTTGAATGTATTGGACATCATTGTGAATAGTTTGTATTCTTTGCAATACCGGATTGGAAAGTACAGTGCGCAAGAAGCAGATGTTTATTTAAACCCCATCCTTCCTAACTCCAATTGGTTTGAATTTTGGCGGAGTGCTGAATTCATTCAACTCGGGGAAACCGTTGTCAAAAGTTCCCTCGAGGAAATCAAACAGTTGTTTAGCGAAAAAAACTAA
- the recN gene encoding DNA repair protein RecN, producing the protein MITHLKIKDFALFESLELSLADGLSVFTGESGAGKSLIFDALASLFGGRCSTANIRQGKERYSLQAVLSLTGQNLAKDYLMEQGFRYTGDEIIITKELMKDGKARVKIGESLASTTHLRELGKTMAEIHSQNEQLFLLEKSNQLEFLDRFGNLESLKFKFKSALQQYRHWKQKLNDFEETRRSMLKRKEILEYEIEEIESISPKEGEDESLSSEESLLANGEKLAENYRLVLEELTEKENSILKVFPTLIHAIQKVSILIPEKKEMLEEWEEVYDRLKSLKSIIREEEEELFFSPERLDMVQSRLQDIKKLKKKYNVSLTEINLLLEEKKSELERWNEQAGDEDFLRIKKDQCLSEMKELGFQLSKLRRNVISQFEEDVQKEMADLGLEGGKLQVVLRWEENPEGEVEEGSKSYFLSESGLDQIEFYFSANPGEKPRPLRKVASGGELSRVMLALRSVLGKQAPSPQMLVLDEVDTGLGGEAAEAMATKLKKLARNSQILLITHTQQVAAAGDHQIKIEKRQEGGRTVSQASVLDFEERKRELARMIGGKQVTSAVLKAATDLLMKKAG; encoded by the coding sequence ATGATTACACATTTGAAAATTAAAGATTTTGCACTCTTTGAATCCCTGGAACTTTCCCTTGCGGATGGTCTCTCTGTCTTTACTGGCGAGTCCGGTGCTGGAAAATCCTTAATTTTCGATGCATTGGCTTCCTTGTTTGGGGGACGTTGCTCCACTGCCAATATTAGGCAAGGTAAGGAAAGGTATTCCTTACAAGCTGTCCTTTCTTTAACCGGACAAAACTTAGCCAAAGACTATTTGATGGAGCAGGGTTTCCGTTATACGGGGGATGAGATCATCATCACTAAAGAACTCATGAAAGATGGAAAGGCACGGGTGAAAATTGGGGAGAGTTTGGCATCCACCACCCATTTGCGGGAACTGGGAAAAACTATGGCGGAGATCCATTCCCAAAACGAACAACTCTTTCTACTCGAAAAGTCCAACCAATTGGAGTTTCTTGACCGGTTCGGCAATTTGGAATCCTTAAAATTTAAATTCAAATCTGCATTACAACAATACCGCCATTGGAAACAAAAACTAAATGATTTTGAAGAAACAAGACGGAGTATGCTCAAACGAAAAGAAATCCTCGAGTATGAAATTGAAGAGATCGAATCCATTTCTCCGAAAGAAGGAGAAGATGAAAGTTTGTCTTCAGAAGAATCCCTTTTGGCAAATGGGGAAAAACTAGCAGAAAACTACCGTTTGGTATTAGAGGAATTAACGGAAAAGGAAAATTCAATTCTAAAAGTATTTCCCACACTCATTCATGCCATCCAAAAGGTTTCCATTTTAATTCCTGAAAAAAAGGAAATGTTGGAAGAATGGGAAGAGGTTTACGACAGGTTAAAATCTCTAAAGTCGATCATCAGAGAAGAGGAAGAGGAATTATTTTTTAGTCCTGAAAGATTGGATATGGTTCAGTCCAGACTCCAAGATATCAAAAAATTAAAGAAAAAATACAATGTCAGTTTAACCGAGATCAATCTTTTGTTAGAGGAGAAAAAATCAGAACTGGAACGTTGGAATGAACAAGCAGGTGATGAAGATTTTTTACGAATCAAAAAAGACCAATGCCTTAGCGAGATGAAGGAACTCGGATTTCAATTGTCCAAATTGCGCCGCAATGTCATTTCCCAGTTTGAGGAAGATGTCCAAAAGGAAATGGCCGATTTAGGGCTTGAGGGTGGAAAACTCCAAGTGGTTCTTCGTTGGGAAGAAAATCCTGAAGGCGAAGTGGAAGAAGGCTCCAAATCCTATTTCCTTTCCGAATCGGGCTTGGACCAAATTGAGTTCTATTTTAGTGCCAATCCGGGAGAAAAACCGCGTCCACTCCGCAAAGTGGCTTCTGGAGGGGAATTGTCTCGGGTGATGCTTGCCCTTCGCAGCGTACTCGGAAAACAGGCTCCATCCCCGCAAATGTTGGTTCTGGATGAGGTGGACACGGGTCTTGGAGGTGAGGCTGCCGAAGCTATGGCGACAAAGCTTAAAAAACTAGCAAGAAACTCGCAAATTCTCCTGATCACGCATACCCAACAAGTTGCTGCCGCGGGAGACCACCAAATCAAGATCGAAAAACGGCAGGAAGGCGGTAGAACCGTATCACAGGCTTCGGTTCTTGACTTTGAAGAACGAAAACGGGAGTTGGCAAGGATGATTGGTGGCAAACAAGTGACTTCTGCGGTGTTAAAAGCAGCCACAGACCTACTGATGAAAAAAGCAGGTTAG